From Plasmodium relictum strain SGS1 genome assembly, chromosome: 8, the proteins below share one genomic window:
- the CARL gene encoding cyclic amine resistance locus protein, putative: MYRITLYDFILDEIKGGRYYNSYLSDNEHTEEHLKENKETKNLYDNHKNESEDNKYDFYKFLDNFFKSDSIPDNALEHMLNVPYFLEKIMSFSFLLCLDNILYDITFMPIQVVRSLCILIYIFLKNASHRLLYIFSNVKNYKFYKYATSNFKNFKKYKVRVIKSCNNFTYSGRREIYEKDSNLKRKSFTHFYSQNRNIPKNFFTFSHINDFRYNINNSNSEYSIDEKDAFTNNSIDTSSLICNLKDDNDNNYIKKSNSSENSEKNLIKNISCTDIKKDSIMNMKSIDDKKKKKDKVKLKKKKIKTNNQKSMYGTTKKNRINNFLSIFKSLSFIKMYNYLKNIEKHIKFLFSYVYMNIIHFIDINKLYTLNIFKTEKKEEAITRSLEINYINRRKNKIKEELSDISNEEVFKNYLKRDITKDKKKGKKSIEKKIVTENENLELKNNHNIKKTCFNKINKNVNTNVETYNLCGNNRNNEKKIYKNLKNNSEKIVLMNDQKYINYVHSNNKRNFSGSIIYKNDNVANKKKKKMKKKNKKNNFHTIKNMINNIDNFNNKDIINDNNNNNNKFNDKVNTNDNNNNNDFNIVNNINYNNYYNSDVKIHTNNETYNEYYNKIIYNADMIINSYEKNLNNDFDMFYNNKLKPFYTSNKRNSQNYVYDKFNEGLQERRKIKNITKVKNMKKKLFEQHLNSLKLSFPEYSGLIRISLILICIYIFSFVDTSRVYHYIRAQPFMKLYVVLNMLEILERLLRSLGKDLIDNMIRTFIRIINLHSYIYIIRNNYHNNNENDRTNNNKNYVENENDINDYINKNKKIDVNNFDNKNEMNSFADENKSKKISCIDGLRKEMVKNENFFSNNKEIYFRYNFRNKSISKDTCYYKEEEHFYSNKKKEKNFLFFKNNKDNEKSSEFKVSIFFPFYSVLIKFCMQYILVLFYILIHSFIHLVRFLSLNIAINSSESTMFLILVMSNFTEIKSTVFKKFTKISLFTIVASDAVERFYLFIDAFLVLLKMSTAYRTQNSFISISSWLIIILLLEVGVDWCKHSYLLKYNNLKSESLNKYFLTLLADVLISRTPNNNIHYMQTSFKVPCKNIFCFSHIPTRRLGYMSMPVVTLIVCSLPRLNYLSNISLFSFALSIWICLFLFKIILSIMIVSYTISEKHHLKKLGKPYDDISAL, from the exons ATGTATAGAATAACACTATATGATTTTATATTAGATGAAATAAAAGGAGGTAGGTATTACAATTCTTATCTTAGTGATAATGAGCATACTGAAGAGCAtcttaaagaaaataaagaaacaaaaaatttatatgacAACCATAAGAATGAAAGTGAagataataaatatgatttttataaattccttgataatttttttaaatctgaTTCTATACCAGATAATGCATTAGAGCATATGTTAAATGTTCcttattttttagaaaaaattatgagtttttcttttttattatgccTAGATAATATATTGTATGATATAACTTTTATGCCTATACAA GTTGTAAGATCGTTatgtattttaatttatatatttttaaaaaatgcaaGCCATcgtcttttatatattttttcaaatgtaaaaaattacaaattttataaatatgctacgagtaattttaaaaattttaaaaaatacaaagtGAGAGTAATAAAGAGTTGCAATAATTTCACATATAGTGGTAGAAGagaaatttatgaaaaagattctaatttaaaaagaaagtCTTTTACACATTTTTATTCccaaaatagaaatatacctaaaaacttttttacattttctcatataaatgattttagatataatattaataattctaACTCCGAATATAGCATAGATGAGAAAGATGCCTTTACAAATAATTCTATTGATACAAGTAGCTTAAtatgtaatttaaaagatgataatgataataattatataaaaaagtcaAATTCTAGTGaaaattcagaaaaaaatttaattaaaaatataagttgTACAGATATAAAGAAAGATAGTATCATGAATATGAAGTCAATAgatgacaaaaaaaaaaaaaaggataaagttaaattaaaaaaaaaaaaaataaaaacaaataatcaAAAATCAATGTATGGaactacaaaaaaaaatagaataaacaattttttaagtatttttaAGTCACTtagttttataaaaatgtacaattatttaaaaaatattgaaaaacatattaaatttctttttagttATGTATACATgaatattattcattttattgatattaataaattatatacacttaatatttttaaaacagaaaaaaaagaagaagccATTACTAGATCTTTGGaaataaattacataaatagaagaaaaaataagataaaggAGGAACTATCTGACATTTCTAATGAAGAAGTTTTTAAGAACTACCTAAAAAGAGATATtacaaaagataaaaaaaaaggaaaaaaaagtatagaaaaaaaaatagtgacggaaaatgaaaatttggaattaaaaaataatcacaacattaaaaaaacttgcttcaataaaataaataaaaatgttaatacAAATGTAGAAACTTATAATTTATGTGGCAATAATAGaaacaatgaaaaaaaaatttataaaaatttgaaaaataattcaGAAAAGATTGTTTTAATGAATGaccaaaaatatataaattatgttcattctaataataaaagGAATTTTTCAGGTAGCATTATATATAAGAATGATAATGTAgcgaataaaaaaaaaaaaaaaatgaaaaaaaaaaataagaaaaataattttcatacAATTAAGAATAtgataaataatattgataattttaataataaagatatcataaatgataataataataataataataaatttaatgatAAGGTTAACacaaatgataataataataataacgatTTTAATAtagttaataatataaattacaataattattataatagtGATGTTAAGATTCATACTAATAATGAAACTTACAATGAATATtacaataaaattatttataacgCTGATATGATTATTAACAGTTATGAAAAAAACTTGAATAATGATTTTGATATGttctataataataaattgaaACCATTTTATACATCTAATAAAAGGAATAGCCAAAATTATGTTTATGATAAATTTAATGAAGGATTACAAGAAAggaggaaaataaaaaatataactaaagttaagaatatgaaaaaaaaattatttgaacAGCATTtgaattcattaaaattatcatttcCAGAATATAGTGGGTTGATAAGAatatctttaattttaatttgtatttacattttttcatttgttgATACATCGAGAGTTTATCATTATATAAGAGCACAACCATTTATGAAATTATATGTGGTATTAAACATGTTAGAAATATTAGAAAGATTATTAAGATCATTAGGAAAAGATTTAATTGATAATATGATCAGAACATTTATtagaataataaatttacattcatatatatacattataaGAAACAATTATcacaataataatgaaaatgatagaacaaataataataaaaattatgtagaaaatgaaaatgatataaatgattatattaataaaaataaaaaaattgatgtaaataattttgataataaGAATGAGATGAATAGCTTTgctgatgaaaataaaagtaaaaaaatttcatgtATAGATGGTTTACGAAAGGAAATGGTAAAAAacgaaaattttttttctaacaataaagaaatatattttagatACAACTTTAGAAATAAAAGTATCTCTAAGGATACTTGTTATTATAAGGAAGAAGaacatttttattcaaataagaaaaaggaaaaaaattttcttttttttaaaaataataaagataatgaaaaaagtaGTGAATTTAAagtatctatattttttcctttttatagtgtattaattaaattttgtaTGCAATATATTCTcgttcttttttatattctgaTCCATTCTTTTATTCACTTGGTTcgttttttatctttaaataTTGCAATAAATTCATCAGag tcaacaatgtttttaattcttGTAATGAGCAATTTTACTGAAATAAAATCGAcagtttttaaaaaatttacgaAAATATCCTTATTTACAATTGTTGCATCTGATGCAGTTGAAAGATTTTATTTGTTCATCGATGCATTTCttgtattattaaaaatgtcAACTGCTTATAG aacacaaaattcttttattagCATTTCAAGTTGGcta ataattattttactGCTTGAAGTAGGAGTAGATTGGTGCAAacattcatatttattaaaatataataatttgaaaTCGGAATccttaaataaatattttctt acaCTTTTAGCTGATGTTTTGATATCAAGAACtcctaataataatattcattATATGCAAACTTCTTTTAAAGTTCCctgtaaaaatattttttgtttttctcaTATACCAACAAG aaGACTTGGATATATGTCAATGCCTGTGGTTACATTAATTGTTTGCTCTTTACCAAG attaaattatttatcaaATATATCTTTGTTTTCTTTTGCTTTATCTATATGGATATGCTTGTTTCTTTTCAAG ataattttatCAATTATGATTGTATCTTATACAATATCTGAAAAACAtcatttgaaaaaattagGTAAACCATATGATGATATTAGTGCCTTGTAA